The Rhinopithecus roxellana isolate Shanxi Qingling chromosome 13, ASM756505v1, whole genome shotgun sequence genome contains a region encoding:
- the KCNJ15 gene encoding ATP-sensitive inward rectifier potassium channel 15, whose translation MDAIHIGMSSTPLVKHTAGAGLKANRPRVMSKSGHSNVRIDKVDGIYLLYLQDLWTTVIDMKWRYKLTLFAATFVMTWFLFGVIYYAIAFIHGDLEPGEPISNHTPCIMKVDSLTGAFLFSLESQTTIGYGVRSITEECPHAIFLLVAQLVITTLIEIFITGTFLAKIARPKKRAETIKFSHCAVITKQNGKLCLVIQVANMRKSLLIQCQLSGKLLQTHVTKEGERILLNQATVKFHVDSSSESPFLILPMTFYHVLDETSPLRDLTPQNLKEKEFELVVLLNATVESTSAVCQSRTSYIPEEIYWGFEFVPVVSLSKNGKYVADFSQFEQIRKSPDCTFYCADSEKQKLEEKYRQEDQRERELRTLLLQQSNV comes from the coding sequence ATGGATGCCATTCACATCGGCATGTCCAGCACCCCCCTGGTGAAGCACACTGCCGGGGCTGGGCTCAAGGCCAATAGACCCCGCGTCATGTCCAAGAGTGGGCACAGCAACGTGAGAATTGACAAAGTGGATGGTATATACCTACTCTACCTGCAAGACCTGTGGACCACAGTTATCGACATGAAGTGGAGATACAAACTCACCCTGTTCGCCGCCACTTTTGTGATGACCTGGTTCCTTTTTGGAGTCATCTACTACGCCATTGCATTTATTCACGGGGACTTAGAACCTGGTGAGCCTATTTCAAATCATACCCCCTGCATCATGAAAGTGGACTCTCTCACTGGGGCGTTTCTCTTTTCCCTGGAATCCCAGACGACCATTGGCTATGGAGTCCGTTCCATCACAGAGGAATGTCCTCATGCCATCTTCCTATTGGTTGCTCAGTTGGTCATCACGACCTTGATTGAGATCTTCATCACCGGAACCTTCCTGGCCAAAATTGCGAGACCCAAAAAGCGGGCTGAGACCATCAAGTTCAGTCACTGTGCAGTCATCACCAAGCAGAATGGGAAGCTGTGCTTGGTGATTCAGGTAGCCAACATGAGGAAGAGCCTCTTGATTCAGTGCCAGCTCTCTGGCAAGCTTCTGCAGACCCACGTCACCAAGGAGGGGGAGCGGATTCTGCTCAACCAAGCCACTGTCAAATTCCACGTGGACTCCTCCTCCGAGAGCCCCTTCCTCATTCTGCCCATGACATTCTACCACGTGCTGGATGAGACGAGCCCCCTGAGAGACCTCACACCCCAAAACCTAAAGGAGAAGGAGTTTGAGCTTGTGGTCCTCCTCAATGCCACTGTGGAGTCCACCAGCGCTGTCTGCCAGAGCCGAACATCTTATATCCCAGAGGAAATCTACTGGGGTTTTGAGTTTGTGCCTGTGGTATCTCTCtccaaaaatggaaaatatgtggCTGATTTCAGTCAGTTTGAACAGATTCGGAAGAGCCCAGATTGCACCTTTTACTGTGCAGATTCTGAGAAACAAAAACTTGAGGAGAAGtacaggcaggaggatcagaggGAAAGAGAACTGAGGACACTTTTATTACAACAGAGCAATGTCTGA